A stretch of the Planctomycetota bacterium genome encodes the following:
- the kynU gene encoding kynureninase, producing MSNQDLQLLAAEARRLDAEDPLGAERANFAIPAGEDGAEVAYFCGNSLGLMPRSVPTLMQEELDDWARMGVEGHQGSRRPWYGYHEAFRESGARLVGGRPGEVVMMNGLTTNIHLMLATFYQPAGSRTKIMVEDHLFPSDDYAVESHIAHRGLDPREHTIRVAPRPGEAALRTEDVLAEIERAGPALALVMLSGVNYLTGQWFDMPAITEAGHRAGARVGWDLAHAAGNVPLELHDWDADFAVWCSYKYLNAGPGAVAGCFVHEQHGRDADLPRLAGWWGNDPETRFRMETGFVPRAGADGWQQCNPPIFSMTPLLASLEIFDRVGMPALRAKSLLLTGFLERTLAALAPDARVLTPADPARRGCQLSVSLGGHARAIQRELGDRRVVADFREPDVVRLAPVPLYNSFADVVRCGEAIAAALGRVPARG from the coding sequence GTGAGCAATCAGGATCTGCAACTGCTGGCGGCCGAAGCGCGGCGGCTCGACGCGGAGGATCCGCTCGGCGCGGAGCGTGCGAACTTCGCGATCCCCGCGGGCGAGGATGGCGCCGAGGTCGCCTACTTCTGCGGCAATTCGCTCGGACTCATGCCCAGGTCCGTGCCCACGCTGATGCAGGAGGAACTGGACGACTGGGCCCGCATGGGCGTCGAGGGGCACCAGGGCTCGCGGCGGCCCTGGTACGGCTACCACGAGGCGTTCCGCGAGTCCGGGGCGCGGCTCGTCGGCGGTCGGCCGGGCGAGGTCGTGATGATGAACGGCCTGACGACCAACATCCACCTCATGCTCGCGACCTTCTACCAGCCCGCGGGCAGTCGCACCAAGATCATGGTGGAGGACCACCTCTTCCCGTCGGACGACTACGCGGTGGAATCGCACATCGCGCACCGGGGTCTCGATCCGCGGGAGCACACCATCCGCGTCGCGCCGCGTCCGGGCGAGGCGGCGCTCCGCACCGAGGACGTGCTAGCCGAGATCGAACGGGCCGGCCCGGCTCTCGCGCTCGTGATGCTCTCGGGCGTGAACTACCTCACGGGCCAGTGGTTCGACATGCCCGCGATCACCGAGGCGGGGCACCGCGCTGGTGCGCGGGTGGGGTGGGATCTCGCGCACGCGGCGGGCAACGTGCCGCTCGAGCTGCACGACTGGGACGCCGACTTCGCGGTTTGGTGCAGCTACAAGTACCTCAACGCCGGCCCCGGTGCGGTCGCCGGGTGCTTCGTGCACGAGCAACACGGCCGCGACGCCGATCTCCCGCGGCTCGCGGGCTGGTGGGGCAACGACCCCGAGACCCGCTTCCGGATGGAGACCGGCTTCGTGCCGCGAGCCGGAGCCGACGGCTGGCAGCAGTGCAACCCGCCGATCTTCTCGATGACGCCGCTGCTGGCGTCGCTGGAGATCTTCGATCGCGTCGGCATGCCGGCGCTGCGGGCCAAGAGCCTGCTGCTCACCGGCTTCCTGGAGCGGACGCTCGCGGCGCTCGCGCCGGACGCACGCGTGCTCACGCCCGCGGATCCCGCACGCCGGGGCTGCCAGCTTTCGGTGTCTTTGGGCGGGCACGCGCGGGCAATCCAGCGGGAACTCGGCGATCGCCGCGTTGTGGCCGACTTCCGCGAGCCCGATGTCGTGCGGCTGGCGCCGGTGCCGCTCTACAACAGCTTCGCCGACGTTGTGCGGTGCGGCGAGGCGATCGCCGCCGCGCTGGGCCGAGTGCCGGCGCGGGGCTAG
- the apaG gene encoding Co2+/Mg2+ efflux protein ApaG, with translation MSSGGSSISLIDPGPHGSDTPTAVESGVVRVRVRPEYRPERSDAAIPRHYFGYQISITYDAPVGAPVVTLLSRRWTVIDAHGGAEHVEGEGVVGQQPSLLPGEQFEYSSHCPIRTRWGTMEGAYTFAAEDGSTFEVAIGRFYLVSEDA, from the coding sequence GTGTCCAGCGGCGGCTCCAGCATCAGCCTGATCGATCCCGGTCCGCACGGCTCGGATACGCCCACCGCGGTGGAGTCCGGCGTGGTCCGCGTCCGCGTCAGGCCCGAGTATCGGCCCGAGCGATCCGACGCCGCGATTCCTCGGCATTACTTCGGCTACCAGATCTCGATCACCTACGACGCGCCCGTGGGCGCACCAGTGGTCACGCTGCTCAGCCGGCGGTGGACCGTGATCGATGCGCACGGCGGCGCGGAGCACGTCGAGGGCGAGGGCGTCGTCGGCCAGCAGCCCTCGCTGCTGCCCGGGGAGCAGTTCGAGTACAGCAGCCACTGCCCCATCCGCACCCGCTGGGGCACGATGGAGGGCGCGTACACCTTCGCCGCCGAGGACGGCTCGACCTTCGAGGTCGCCATCGGCCGCTTCTACCTCGTGTCCGAGGACGCCTAG
- a CDS encoding DUF1579 family protein, with protein MFKSSTNSSTMKHGRTGLTIILAAVAGIAFVAGRASGPDALGSSALAQEGNRGAQEGNQPAMDPSMFGRAKQHDHLDLMLGTWEGTMRFRMTPDEEWTDFPGTVTREWIMDGMFVAEHVKATVMGMDFEGMGAIGYNSYTNSFESVWIENLSPAISTAKGTYDAASKTWTFEGSMHEAGTGKLVPHKWVHDASDPQKHTVSGYAKDEDGQWWHSMSGELTKTSG; from the coding sequence ATGTTCAAGAGCAGCACCAACAGCAGCACCATGAAGCACGGCCGCACCGGGCTGACGATCATCCTGGCCGCCGTCGCGGGGATCGCTTTCGTCGCCGGCCGAGCCAGCGGACCCGACGCCCTCGGCTCCAGCGCGCTCGCCCAAGAGGGCAACCGTGGCGCCCAGGAGGGCAACCAGCCCGCGATGGATCCGTCCATGTTTGGTCGCGCCAAGCAGCACGACCACCTCGACCTGATGCTGGGTACCTGGGAGGGCACCATGCGCTTCCGCATGACCCCCGACGAGGAGTGGACCGACTTCCCCGGCACCGTCACCCGCGAGTGGATCATGGACGGCATGTTCGTGGCCGAGCACGTCAAGGCCACCGTTATGGGCATGGACTTCGAGGGCATGGGCGCCATCGGCTACAACAGCTACACCAACTCGTTCGAGTCGGTCTGGATCGAGAACCTCTCGCCGGCGATCTCGACCGCCAAGGGCACCTACGACGCCGCCAGCAAGACGTGGACCTTCGAGGGGTCGATGCACGAGGCGGGCACCGGCAAGCTGGTGCCGCACAAATGGGTGCACGACGCCTCGGACCCCCAGAAGCACACCGTCTCGGGCTACGCCAAGGACGAGGACGGCCAGTGGTGGCACAGCATGTCGGGCGAGTTGACCAAGACCTCGGGGTGA
- a CDS encoding SDR family NAD(P)-dependent oxidoreductase: MQLTGNTILITGGGSGIGYGLAKALHERGNTVVISGRTAGRLEEAAAGSENMHARTLDVADATDIARFAASITAEFPALNVLINNAGMMQFESFTEGHADAGDVAERTITTNLLGPIRLTNALLPHLLGRDGAVVAHVTSGLAYVPLSNAATYSATKAALASYGDSMRYQLEGTGVHVVEIAPPYVQTHLTGDDQANDERAMPLDEYIAEVMRLWEADPDRDEIIVERCEPLRFARERGAYAGTFSGLNDAMAGRPQTT, from the coding sequence ATGCAACTCACGGGCAACACCATCCTCATCACCGGCGGTGGCTCGGGCATCGGGTACGGCCTGGCGAAGGCGCTGCACGAGCGGGGCAACACGGTCGTTATCTCGGGCCGCACGGCCGGCCGCCTCGAGGAGGCCGCGGCCGGCTCCGAGAACATGCACGCTCGCACGCTCGACGTGGCGGACGCGACCGACATTGCGCGGTTCGCCGCGAGCATCACCGCCGAGTTCCCAGCGCTCAACGTGCTGATCAACAACGCGGGCATGATGCAATTCGAGTCGTTCACCGAGGGCCACGCCGATGCGGGGGATGTCGCCGAGCGGACGATTACGACCAACCTGCTGGGCCCCATCCGGCTGACCAACGCGCTGTTGCCGCACTTGCTCGGCCGCGATGGAGCGGTGGTGGCCCACGTGACCAGCGGCCTGGCGTACGTGCCGCTGTCGAACGCCGCGACCTACTCGGCGACGAAGGCCGCCCTGGCGAGCTACGGCGACTCGATGCGGTACCAGCTCGAGGGCACGGGCGTGCACGTGGTCGAGATCGCCCCGCCGTACGTGCAGACGCACCTGACGGGCGACGACCAAGCGAACGACGAGCGGGCGATGCCGCTCGACGAGTACATCGCCGAGGTGATGCGGCTGTGGGAGGCCGACCCCGATCGCGACGAGATCATCGTGGAGCGGTGCGAGCCGCTGCGGTTCGCGCGGGAGCGCGGGGCGTACGCGGGGACCTTCTCGGGGCTGAACGACGCGATGGCGGGCCGGCCGCAGACGACCTGA
- a CDS encoding lamin tail domain-containing protein — protein sequence MSRPGCILVLMLTLGPATVLAQAPDAAPGATPEAGTELVRPVVPYPHPLITEVLFAVPTSGGDASGDGRRHSTGDEFVEVTNPHAEPIALTGYTLRDRNPSESSRFSFTFPQLMLLPGQTAVVFNGLGCTWDGPVGDEHKAPPSTNPRYERAWAFTARATSKYVSFANTADWVLLESPVGQPVQVVVWGSPDDAPPADALHTDRVDTGGNGSVQRQAAHEPMRAHQRLTGRPHSPGVAFPVRDDEATADEDADDLDPGTTPRPQSGGSPRT from the coding sequence ATGAGCCGGCCCGGTTGCATCCTTGTCCTTATGTTGACGCTCGGCCCCGCCACCGTGCTGGCCCAGGCTCCGGATGCAGCCCCGGGAGCCACCCCCGAAGCGGGCACCGAGCTGGTGCGACCCGTCGTGCCCTACCCCCATCCGCTCATCACCGAGGTGCTCTTCGCGGTGCCCACCAGCGGCGGCGATGCCAGCGGCGACGGCAGGCGGCACTCCACCGGCGACGAGTTCGTTGAGGTCACCAATCCGCACGCCGAGCCGATCGCGCTCACCGGCTACACGCTGCGGGACCGCAACCCCAGCGAGTCCAGCCGATTCTCGTTCACATTCCCGCAGCTGATGCTGCTGCCCGGGCAGACCGCCGTCGTCTTCAACGGGCTGGGCTGCACCTGGGATGGCCCCGTGGGCGACGAACACAAGGCCCCACCCTCGACCAATCCCCGCTACGAGCGGGCGTGGGCCTTCACCGCGCGGGCGACCTCCAAGTACGTCTCGTTCGCCAATACCGCCGACTGGGTGCTGCTCGAGTCGCCCGTCGGCCAGCCCGTCCAGGTCGTGGTGTGGGGCTCGCCCGATGACGCCCCCCCCGCCGACGCGCTCCACACCGATCGCGTCGACACCGGGGGGAATGGCAGCGTCCAGCGGCAGGCGGCCCACGAGCCCATGCGGGCCCACCAGCGGCTGACCGGGCGGCCGCACAGCCCGGGCGTCGCCTTCCCGGTGCGCGACGACGAGGCGACCGCCGACGAGGACGCGGACGACCTCGACCCCGGGACGACGCCAAGACCCCAAAGCGGCGGATCACCCCGGACCTAG
- the nuoE gene encoding NADH-quinone oxidoreductase subunit NuoE has product MAWIAKPSGTTQIERRDEPYLTDAMREELRERYLPRFETTLAALLPALHMIQHEYGWVPAQAMEEIGEFLELAASQVLDTATFYEEYALEPRGSHVIAVCRSIACEFCGQPEVTQAIKDRLDIDVGETTADGKVCLVELECIGSCGTAPVMLVDEQLHEQLTPERAAELADIARTQDRAAEAAGREGVEPGASSGYDLGHH; this is encoded by the coding sequence ATGGCCTGGATCGCCAAGCCCTCGGGCACGACGCAGATCGAGCGTCGCGACGAGCCCTACCTGACCGACGCGATGCGCGAGGAGCTCCGCGAGCGCTACCTCCCGCGGTTCGAGACGACCCTCGCCGCCCTGCTGCCCGCGCTGCACATGATCCAGCACGAGTACGGCTGGGTGCCCGCCCAGGCCATGGAGGAGATCGGCGAGTTCCTCGAACTGGCGGCCTCCCAGGTGCTCGATACCGCCACCTTCTACGAGGAGTACGCCCTCGAGCCCCGGGGCTCGCACGTCATCGCCGTCTGCCGATCGATCGCCTGCGAGTTCTGCGGGCAGCCCGAGGTCACCCAGGCCATCAAGGACCGGCTCGACATCGACGTCGGCGAGACCACGGCCGACGGCAAGGTCTGCCTCGTCGAGCTGGAGTGCATCGGCTCGTGCGGCACGGCCCCGGTCATGCTCGTCGACGAGCAGCTGCACGAGCAGCTCACGCCCGAGCGCGCGGCCGAGCTGGCCGACATCGCGCGGACCCAGGACCGCGCCGCCGAGGCCGCCGGCCGCGAGGGCGTCGAGCCCGGCGCCTCGTCGGGCTACGACCTAGGCCATCACTAG
- a CDS encoding NADH-quinone oxidoreductase subunit D yields the protein MPFTLRPDQGYDVDIENTGYLSEHVDTGDRWTLNFGPQHPATHTTLRLVLELDGERIARCTPHIGYLHSGFEKLGEALDYNQYVTIVSRMNYLSPVANDICWHHAVETLFGIEITPRCKVLRTILAELARIQDHLLCVGAAGLDLGAFSGFLFAFNPREKIYDIMDFVSGQRYHPDWTRVGGAMQDLPDEETFQRMVKHFIHEDLPQALKDLTTLVERNRIFQDRTRGVGYISKEDALAWSISGPMARASGVVRDLRKDMPYLCYADNWDYEGAEAVRFQVPVCDDGDVYARFLVRVEEIKQSIKIIDQLIDNIPQGPLDVFSDAKTVKPPKSEVYGSIEGLIQHFELIMSNRGWKPPVAEAYGANETANGELGYFIVSDGGPRPWRARTRPPTFMNYQIMAKLTEGHMLADIVAILGSINVVAAELDR from the coding sequence CGAGAACACCGGCTACCTCAGCGAACACGTCGACACCGGCGACCGCTGGACGCTGAACTTCGGCCCCCAGCACCCCGCCACGCACACGACCCTTCGATTGGTCCTCGAGCTCGACGGCGAGCGGATCGCCCGCTGCACGCCCCACATCGGCTACCTGCACAGCGGCTTCGAAAAGCTGGGCGAGGCCCTCGACTACAACCAGTATGTCACCATCGTCAGCCGCATGAACTACCTCAGCCCGGTCGCCAACGACATCTGCTGGCACCACGCCGTCGAGACGCTCTTCGGCATCGAGATCACGCCGCGGTGCAAGGTGCTCCGCACCATCCTGGCCGAGCTGGCCCGCATCCAGGACCACCTGCTGTGCGTCGGTGCCGCCGGGCTCGACCTGGGTGCCTTCAGCGGCTTCCTGTTCGCCTTCAACCCCCGCGAGAAGATCTACGACATCATGGACTTCGTCTCGGGCCAGCGATATCACCCCGACTGGACCCGAGTCGGCGGCGCCATGCAGGACCTGCCCGACGAGGAGACCTTCCAGCGGATGGTCAAGCACTTCATCCACGAGGACCTGCCCCAGGCCCTCAAGGACCTGACCACCCTCGTCGAGCGCAACCGCATCTTCCAGGACCGCACCCGCGGCGTGGGCTACATCAGCAAGGAGGACGCCCTGGCGTGGTCCATCAGCGGCCCCATGGCCCGGGCCTCGGGAGTCGTCCGCGACCTCCGCAAGGACATGCCGTACCTCTGCTACGCCGACAACTGGGACTACGAGGGCGCCGAGGCCGTTCGCTTCCAGGTGCCGGTCTGCGATGACGGCGACGTCTACGCCCGCTTCCTCGTCCGCGTCGAAGAGATCAAGCAATCCATCAAGATCATCGATCAGCTCATCGACAACATCCCCCAGGGCCCGCTCGACGTCTTCAGCGACGCCAAGACCGTCAAGCCGCCCAAGAGCGAGGTCTACGGCTCCATCGAGGGCCTCATCCAGCACTTCGAGCTCATCATGAGCAACCGCGGCTGGAAACCCCCCGTCGCCGAGGCCTACGGCGCCAACGAAACCGCCAACGGCGAGCTGGGCTACTTCATCGTCAGCGACGGCGGCCCCCGCCCCTGGCGGGCACGCACCCGGCCGCCCACGTTCATGAACTACCAGATCATGGCCAAGCTCACCGAGGGCCACATGCTGGCCGACATCGTCGCGATCCTGGGCAGCATCAACGTCGTGGCGGCGGAGCTGGATCGATGA
- a CDS encoding isocitrate lyase/phosphoenolpyruvate mutase family protein: MGNNTPTPGRRLRDAMDRGCVMAPGAFNGLAARAVARAGFEAAYVSGGATSAAAGVPDVGLLTLDRFAATVREVVSGTVLEPGGDPLPVLADADTGFGEEEMARRTVLEYQRAGAAGLHLEDQVFPKRCGHLDGKTLVDLDHAASKIEWAVQAASESSDPDFVVCARTDAKGVTGMDDAIARATRYAQSGASMIFPEGLHDEGEFAAFARAMAGVTVAGRDHPPYLLANMTEFGKTPLIPHARFAELGYRIVIYPVSSLRAAMGAVERMLAALKRDGGVDAVLGEMQSRTDLYDLLGYTPGQPWAHR, encoded by the coding sequence ATGGGGAACAACACGCCAACGCCGGGGCGCCGGCTCCGCGACGCGATGGATCGGGGCTGCGTAATGGCGCCCGGTGCGTTCAACGGCCTGGCAGCAAGGGCCGTCGCACGCGCGGGCTTCGAGGCGGCCTACGTCTCGGGCGGCGCGACGAGCGCGGCCGCGGGCGTGCCCGACGTCGGGCTGCTCACGCTCGATCGCTTCGCCGCCACGGTGCGGGAGGTCGTCAGCGGGACGGTGCTCGAGCCCGGAGGAGACCCGCTGCCCGTGCTCGCCGACGCCGACACGGGCTTCGGCGAGGAGGAGATGGCCCGCCGCACCGTGCTCGAATATCAGCGAGCGGGCGCGGCGGGGCTGCACCTCGAGGACCAGGTGTTCCCGAAGCGGTGCGGCCACCTCGACGGCAAGACGCTCGTCGACCTCGACCACGCCGCCAGCAAGATCGAGTGGGCGGTGCAGGCGGCCTCGGAGTCCTCCGACCCGGACTTCGTCGTGTGCGCCCGCACCGACGCGAAGGGCGTCACGGGCATGGACGACGCCATCGCGCGGGCCACGCGGTACGCGCAGTCGGGCGCGTCGATGATCTTCCCCGAGGGGCTGCACGACGAGGGCGAGTTTGCGGCCTTCGCTCGGGCGATGGCGGGCGTGACCGTCGCCGGCCGCGACCACCCGCCCTACCTGCTGGCCAACATGACCGAGTTCGGCAAGACGCCGCTGATCCCCCACGCCCGCTTCGCGGAGCTGGGCTACCGCATCGTGATCTACCCGGTCTCGTCGCTGCGGGCGGCGATGGGGGCCGTCGAGCGGATGCTGGCGGCGCTCAAGCGCGACGGCGGCGTCGACGCCGTGCTCGGCGAGATGCAGAGCCGCACCGATCTGTACGACCTGCTCGGCTACACGCCCGGACAGCCCTGGGCGCACCGCTAG